In Monodelphis domestica isolate mMonDom1 chromosome 4, mMonDom1.pri, whole genome shotgun sequence, one DNA window encodes the following:
- the DKKL1 gene encoding dickkopf-like protein 1 isoform X1 — protein sequence MGTQSPWVLEGPDVGFRTPFPSLLCSSRVTASRRSGSSGGGGSTAEGAWRGTGPGGCAWSGGGFSRSAARVCGVSHRPRPAMWPQPLLMLLLLLAATPEDQAAPVSILEHARGHSHSVGGPDTSEGPELGPMGLLGIHSLFRSLNRLLFREDLLRGMDTLTPSLDLRSLPSNYHKEDQKQGHLGNSTVYSHHQIDKVTDNQTGDVMISEKVVAAIGPSEGNSEDNWKAPEDEENELPQALPSSGLSSFRAETQPRVSFWIIKLPHRMGQVESQPGSGWLSEKRHRLQAIRDGLREGAHEEAPFRFHPRRAHFFYLLKPPRKL from the exons ATGGGGACGCAGAGCCCCTGGGTACTTGAGGGCCCGGATGTTGGATTCCGGACCCCATTTCCCAGCCTGCTCTGCTCTAGTCGGGTGACAGCCTCGAGGCGCTCAGGAtcctctgggggaggggggtccACAGCGGAGGGGGCGTGGCGGGGCACGGGACCGGGCGGTTGTGCGTGGAGTGGGGGTGGATTCTCCCGGTCGGCAGCCAGGGTCTGTGGGGTGTCGCACAG GCCCCGCCCCGCCATGTGGCCCCAGCCCCTGCTGAtgctgctcctgctcctggccgCTACCCCCGAGGACCAAGCTGCACCCGTCTCTATCCTCGAGCATGCCCGCGGGCACAGCCACTCCGTCGGGGGGCCCGACACTTCTGAGGGTCCGGAGTTGGGCCCCATGGGGCTGCTGGGCATCCACAGTCTTTTCCGTAGCCTCAACCGCCTCCTCTTTCGG GAGGATCTGCTTCGAGGCATGGACACGTTGACACCTTCCTTGGACCTACGAAGCCTCCCCTCCAATTACCACAAAGAGGACCAGAAACAAGGCCACTTGGGTAACAGCACTGTGTACAGTCACCACCAGATAGACAAG gtGACTGACAATCAGACCGGAGAtgtgatgatttcagaaaaggtaGTAGCTGCAATTGGGCCTTCGGAAGGGAACTCCGAGGATAACTGGAAG GCACCtgaggatgaggaaaatgaactACCCCAGGCTCTCCCCAGCAGTGGACTGAGCAGCTTCCGTGCTGAAACCCAGCCCAGAGTGTCTTTCTGGATTATCAAGTTGCCCCATCGGATGGGCCAGGTTGAGAGCCAGCCTGGGAGCGGCTGGCTCAGTGAGAAGCGTCATCGGCTTCAAGCTATCCGGGATGGGCTTCGGGAGGGAGCCCACGAGGAAGCCCCCTTCCGCTTCCACCCCCGAAGGGCCCATTTTTTCTACCTCCTAAAACCCCCCAGGAAGCTCTAG
- the DKKL1 gene encoding dickkopf-like protein 1 isoform X2, giving the protein MGTQSPWVLEGPDVGFRTPFPSLLCSSRVTASRRSGSSGGGGSTAEGAWRGTGPGGCAWSGGGFSRSAARVCGVSHRPRPAMWPQPLLMLLLLLAATPEDQAAPVSILEHARGHSHSVGGPDTSEGPELGPMGLLGIHSLFRSLNRLLFREDLLRGMDTLTPSLDLRSLPSNYHKEDQKQGHLGNSTVYSHHQIDKAPEDEENELPQALPSSGLSSFRAETQPRVSFWIIKLPHRMGQVESQPGSGWLSEKRHRLQAIRDGLREGAHEEAPFRFHPRRAHFFYLLKPPRKL; this is encoded by the exons ATGGGGACGCAGAGCCCCTGGGTACTTGAGGGCCCGGATGTTGGATTCCGGACCCCATTTCCCAGCCTGCTCTGCTCTAGTCGGGTGACAGCCTCGAGGCGCTCAGGAtcctctgggggaggggggtccACAGCGGAGGGGGCGTGGCGGGGCACGGGACCGGGCGGTTGTGCGTGGAGTGGGGGTGGATTCTCCCGGTCGGCAGCCAGGGTCTGTGGGGTGTCGCACAG GCCCCGCCCCGCCATGTGGCCCCAGCCCCTGCTGAtgctgctcctgctcctggccgCTACCCCCGAGGACCAAGCTGCACCCGTCTCTATCCTCGAGCATGCCCGCGGGCACAGCCACTCCGTCGGGGGGCCCGACACTTCTGAGGGTCCGGAGTTGGGCCCCATGGGGCTGCTGGGCATCCACAGTCTTTTCCGTAGCCTCAACCGCCTCCTCTTTCGG GAGGATCTGCTTCGAGGCATGGACACGTTGACACCTTCCTTGGACCTACGAAGCCTCCCCTCCAATTACCACAAAGAGGACCAGAAACAAGGCCACTTGGGTAACAGCACTGTGTACAGTCACCACCAGATAGACAAG GCACCtgaggatgaggaaaatgaactACCCCAGGCTCTCCCCAGCAGTGGACTGAGCAGCTTCCGTGCTGAAACCCAGCCCAGAGTGTCTTTCTGGATTATCAAGTTGCCCCATCGGATGGGCCAGGTTGAGAGCCAGCCTGGGAGCGGCTGGCTCAGTGAGAAGCGTCATCGGCTTCAAGCTATCCGGGATGGGCTTCGGGAGGGAGCCCACGAGGAAGCCCCCTTCCGCTTCCACCCCCGAAGGGCCCATTTTTTCTACCTCCTAAAACCCCCCAGGAAGCTCTAG
- the DKKL1 gene encoding dickkopf-like protein 1 isoform X3 has product MWPQPLLMLLLLLAATPEDQAAPVSILEHARGHSHSVGGPDTSEGPELGPMGLLGIHSLFRSLNRLLFREDLLRGMDTLTPSLDLRSLPSNYHKEDQKQGHLGNSTVYSHHQIDKVTDNQTGDVMISEKVVAAIGPSEGNSEDNWKAPEDEENELPQALPSSGLSSFRAETQPRVSFWIIKLPHRMGQVESQPGSGWLSEKRHRLQAIRDGLREGAHEEAPFRFHPRRAHFFYLLKPPRKL; this is encoded by the exons ATGTGGCCCCAGCCCCTGCTGAtgctgctcctgctcctggccgCTACCCCCGAGGACCAAGCTGCACCCGTCTCTATCCTCGAGCATGCCCGCGGGCACAGCCACTCCGTCGGGGGGCCCGACACTTCTGAGGGTCCGGAGTTGGGCCCCATGGGGCTGCTGGGCATCCACAGTCTTTTCCGTAGCCTCAACCGCCTCCTCTTTCGG GAGGATCTGCTTCGAGGCATGGACACGTTGACACCTTCCTTGGACCTACGAAGCCTCCCCTCCAATTACCACAAAGAGGACCAGAAACAAGGCCACTTGGGTAACAGCACTGTGTACAGTCACCACCAGATAGACAAG gtGACTGACAATCAGACCGGAGAtgtgatgatttcagaaaaggtaGTAGCTGCAATTGGGCCTTCGGAAGGGAACTCCGAGGATAACTGGAAG GCACCtgaggatgaggaaaatgaactACCCCAGGCTCTCCCCAGCAGTGGACTGAGCAGCTTCCGTGCTGAAACCCAGCCCAGAGTGTCTTTCTGGATTATCAAGTTGCCCCATCGGATGGGCCAGGTTGAGAGCCAGCCTGGGAGCGGCTGGCTCAGTGAGAAGCGTCATCGGCTTCAAGCTATCCGGGATGGGCTTCGGGAGGGAGCCCACGAGGAAGCCCCCTTCCGCTTCCACCCCCGAAGGGCCCATTTTTTCTACCTCCTAAAACCCCCCAGGAAGCTCTAG